A genomic window from Algoriphagus sp. Y33 includes:
- the aroB gene encoding 3-dehydroquinate synthase, with translation MNSIIFSENASVDLTAVLSELKFSGLFILTDENTKEHCLPLVEEVFPSNSTFLTIDSGEKNKTIATCMEIWAAMTEAQLDRKALFINIGGGVLGDMGGFCASIYKRGIRFINMPTTLLSQVDASVGGKLGVDFEGLKNHLGVFNEPETVIVASEFLKTLPELQLRSGYAEIIKHGLIRDKTYFESLDFDHWKKSYWTPLIHHSVEIKKAVVKEDPKEAGLRKILNFGHTIGHAFETYFLDGPRHLLHGEAIAVGMICEAWLSYKKSNLSMAEVKQIQSAFLKVYGKIEILETDIPAVLDFCLQDKKNEGKELMFSLLNSIGDCTYNIPVTREEIREAIHYYQNLPQT, from the coding sequence GTGAACTCAATTATCTTTTCTGAAAATGCGTCTGTTGATTTGACTGCTGTACTCAGCGAGCTCAAATTCTCCGGTCTTTTTATTCTAACTGATGAAAACACCAAAGAGCATTGTCTGCCCTTGGTGGAAGAAGTTTTCCCTTCCAACAGCACCTTTCTTACGATAGATTCCGGGGAGAAGAACAAGACAATCGCCACTTGCATGGAAATCTGGGCAGCGATGACCGAAGCCCAACTCGACAGAAAAGCGCTTTTCATCAATATTGGAGGAGGGGTGCTCGGCGATATGGGTGGATTTTGTGCCAGCATTTACAAAAGAGGAATCCGCTTTATCAATATGCCTACTACCCTTCTGAGCCAAGTGGATGCGAGTGTAGGCGGAAAACTGGGAGTGGATTTTGAAGGGCTGAAAAACCACCTTGGGGTATTCAACGAACCTGAAACGGTTATTGTAGCATCCGAATTCCTAAAGACTTTACCCGAGTTACAACTTAGATCAGGCTATGCCGAGATCATAAAGCACGGGCTGATCCGGGACAAGACCTATTTCGAGAGTTTGGATTTTGACCACTGGAAGAAGTCCTACTGGACACCGCTAATTCACCATTCTGTGGAAATCAAAAAAGCTGTTGTCAAAGAAGATCCGAAAGAAGCCGGTTTACGAAAAATATTGAATTTTGGACACACGATAGGCCATGCATTCGAAACTTACTTTTTGGACGGACCCCGACATCTATTGCATGGAGAAGCCATTGCCGTAGGCATGATCTGCGAAGCATGGCTTTCATACAAAAAATCAAACCTTTCGATGGCAGAAGTGAAGCAAATTCAATCTGCCTTCTTGAAAGTGTACGGCAAAATAGAAATTCTGGAAACTGATATTCCGGCGGTTCTGGATTTTTGCCTCCAAGACAAAAAGAATGAAGGCAAAGAATTGATGTTTTCTTTGCTCAACTCCATTGGTGATTGTACCTATAACATTCCTGTTACCAGGGAAGAAATCCGTGAAGCGATCCATTACTACCAAAATTTACCTCAAACCTAA
- a CDS encoding 3-phosphoshikimate 1-carboxyvinyltransferase — translation MNTEILETIHLAQKSDFSATHIPLPSSKSESNRVLIIDALTEGKNELSNLAEARDTQTMISLLKKNPPVYDVLDAGTTMRFLTAYTAITNQKKVMTGTPRMCERPIGILVDALRTVGAEIHYLGVEGYPPIAIHGLPEQKSDKVKIRGDVSSQYISAMLMIAPLLPKGLEVELEGKVGSRSYIEMTLDSMSQFGITYTWTGNKISVPHQAYHPTTFAVESDWSGAGYWFSLLACADSGELFLSGLKENSLQGDSAVVEIMDQLGVKSTFQNGGVLLQKQPVKGLKTWDFTHCPDLAQTIAVTCAILGQNATFTGLESLKIKETDRIYALQQELAKFNADLKEIEPEVYQVIPSVTMPSEVKIHTYEDHRMAMAFMPLITKTRVSIEDPSVVNKSYPSFWKHCRLAGISIVSQS, via the coding sequence GTGAATACTGAAATCCTAGAAACGATTCATCTGGCTCAAAAATCAGATTTTTCGGCCACCCATATCCCACTTCCTTCTTCCAAAAGTGAATCCAACCGTGTACTTATTATAGATGCATTGACTGAAGGCAAAAATGAGCTGAGCAATCTTGCCGAAGCACGTGACACCCAGACTATGATCAGTCTGCTGAAGAAAAACCCGCCTGTATATGACGTGCTGGACGCAGGGACGACCATGCGTTTTTTGACTGCTTATACTGCGATCACCAATCAGAAAAAGGTGATGACGGGAACGCCAAGAATGTGCGAACGTCCGATTGGGATTTTGGTGGATGCGCTAAGGACAGTGGGTGCAGAAATTCATTACTTGGGTGTGGAAGGTTATCCTCCAATTGCGATCCATGGCCTTCCGGAGCAGAAAAGTGATAAAGTAAAAATCAGGGGAGACGTTTCCAGTCAATACATTTCGGCGATGCTTATGATCGCCCCTTTGCTACCAAAGGGATTGGAAGTTGAATTGGAAGGCAAAGTCGGTTCCCGCTCCTATATAGAAATGACATTGGATTCCATGTCTCAATTCGGAATCACCTACACCTGGACCGGGAATAAAATTTCTGTTCCCCATCAAGCCTATCATCCGACTACTTTTGCTGTAGAAAGCGACTGGTCCGGAGCCGGATATTGGTTCAGTCTATTGGCTTGCGCTGATTCAGGTGAACTTTTTCTCTCCGGTCTGAAAGAAAACAGCTTGCAGGGAGATTCTGCGGTAGTGGAAATCATGGATCAATTGGGAGTGAAAAGCACTTTTCAGAACGGGGGCGTTTTATTGCAAAAACAACCGGTAAAAGGCTTGAAAACCTGGGATTTTACCCATTGCCCAGACTTGGCTCAGACGATCGCCGTGACTTGCGCCATTTTAGGACAAAACGCAACTTTTACAGGACTGGAAAGTCTGAAAATAAAGGAGACAGATAGGATTTATGCCCTGCAACAGGAGCTTGCAAAATTCAATGCCGATTTAAAGGAAATAGAACCTGAAGTATATCAGGTAATTCCATCAGTGACCATGCCTTCAGAAGTGAAAATCCACACCTATGAAGATCACAGAATGGCGATGGCTTTTATGCCTTTGATCACCAAAACGAGGGTGAGCATAGAAGATCCATCCGTGGTGAATAAATCATATCCGAGCTTTTGGAAGCATTGCCGGCTTGCAGGAATTTCTATCGTAAGTCAATCCTAA
- a CDS encoding chorismate mutase produces MKEHKQIKDWGLGLTGPTIIAGPCSAETPEQIEQICIEMKENNVIPSMFRAGIWKPRTRPGSFEGIGEEGLKWMEIVRHHLNIPITVEVGNAAHAEIALRNNVDVVWVGARTTVNPFAVQEIADALRGSDIPVMVKNPMNPDLDLWMGALERFHAVGLTKLAAIHRGFSDAYDKRYRNKPNWSMPMHLKRVWTGMEVINDPSHIVGKRDGILEISQKAMNFGLDGLMIETHHDPDKAWSDAKQQVTPARLKEILDAIDFKKPLESEQPSERLNDLRRAVDHLDDQLLDILQERFAVIDQIGAHKREHHLSVFQSDRWKEVMEGRTAKGVQKNLSEKFMRELLYCIHEESVKRQEKQLREADPVKK; encoded by the coding sequence ATGAAAGAACACAAGCAAATCAAAGACTGGGGCCTAGGATTGACAGGCCCAACTATCATCGCAGGCCCCTGCTCTGCAGAGACTCCGGAGCAAATCGAGCAGATCTGCATCGAGATGAAGGAAAACAATGTAATCCCATCCATGTTTCGTGCAGGCATCTGGAAGCCGAGAACCAGACCGGGAAGCTTCGAAGGGATAGGTGAAGAAGGATTAAAGTGGATGGAGATCGTCCGTCATCATCTGAATATCCCGATCACTGTGGAAGTGGGGAATGCAGCCCACGCAGAAATCGCCCTTAGAAATAATGTGGACGTGGTTTGGGTAGGTGCAAGAACTACAGTAAATCCTTTTGCAGTACAGGAAATTGCTGATGCCTTGAGAGGATCAGATATCCCTGTAATGGTAAAAAACCCGATGAATCCTGATCTTGATCTTTGGATGGGAGCTTTGGAAAGATTCCACGCGGTGGGTCTCACTAAACTGGCAGCTATTCACAGAGGATTCTCTGATGCATATGACAAGCGATACAGAAACAAACCAAACTGGTCAATGCCTATGCATTTGAAGCGCGTATGGACTGGAATGGAAGTAATCAATGATCCTTCTCATATCGTTGGAAAAAGAGATGGCATTCTGGAAATATCCCAGAAGGCTATGAACTTTGGTTTGGATGGCTTGATGATCGAAACTCACCACGATCCTGACAAAGCATGGTCTGATGCAAAGCAGCAAGTAACTCCGGCCCGTCTGAAAGAGATTTTGGATGCTATTGATTTCAAAAAACCGCTAGAATCCGAGCAGCCGAGTGAGCGTCTCAATGATCTGAGAAGAGCTGTGGATCACTTGGATGATCAGTTATTAGATATCCTTCAGGAGAGATTCGCCGTGATCGACCAAATCGGCGCACATAAAAGAGAGCATCACCTGTCCGTATTTCAGTCTGACCGCTGGAAAGAAGTAATGGAGGGACGTACCGCAAAGGGAGTTCAGAAAAACCTTAGCGAGAAATTTATGCGGGAGTTACTTTATTGTATCCATGAAGAATCAGTAAAGCGCCAGGAAAAGCAGCTTAGAGAAGCTGATCCCGTAAAAAAGTAA
- a CDS encoding SIMPL domain-containing protein: MKTYLTVLLAFLLAAPVFAQDNMTVPLIEVEGVSERKIAPDEAAFQINLEEKAMKVTDAVQVLNKKTELLSNALKKAKIKDYKLIADNYSVDVNRIYRGGTQRDSGYVARQSLRVVTNSKNEDLQKIIESIQGAGDMSFNLNFQLSEATQKSLENELLTEALKNAESRALLIAQTLNIKSIRVQRVSLDSQPIIQSYAKMEMMRSSADAAPTMINPDDQRIEKRVYVKYTWQ; this comes from the coding sequence ATGAAAACTTACTTAACTGTCCTATTAGCCTTCTTATTGGCTGCTCCGGTTTTTGCCCAGGATAACATGACCGTTCCTTTGATTGAAGTAGAGGGGGTTAGCGAAAGAAAGATTGCTCCTGATGAAGCAGCTTTCCAGATCAACCTAGAGGAAAAAGCCATGAAAGTCACCGATGCAGTACAAGTACTTAACAAAAAAACAGAGCTTCTTTCAAATGCGTTGAAAAAAGCCAAAATCAAAGATTACAAATTAATTGCTGATAATTATTCTGTAGATGTCAATCGCATTTACAGAGGAGGGACACAACGTGATTCCGGATATGTAGCCAGACAGTCTCTTCGCGTGGTGACCAACAGCAAAAATGAAGACTTGCAAAAAATTATTGAGTCAATTCAGGGAGCAGGAGACATGAGTTTTAACTTAAATTTCCAGCTTTCAGAAGCTACTCAAAAATCACTTGAGAATGAACTGCTTACCGAGGCATTGAAAAATGCTGAAAGTAGAGCACTTTTAATCGCTCAAACATTAAACATTAAATCCATTCGGGTTCAGAGAGTGTCTTTGGATTCACAGCCAATTATACAATCATACGCCAAAATGGAAATGATGCGCTCCAGTGCAGATGCTGCGCCTACAATGATCAATCCTGATGACCAACGCATTGAAAAGCGAGTGTATGTAAAGTACACCTGGCAATAA
- a CDS encoding type II toxin-antitoxin system RelE/ParE family toxin, with translation MPALRIIWSKQAKESLKGIFDYYKDKSLQGAKNVRADLLQTPKKIIFAKQYQKDDINPKYYRIIVREYKILYLEEGNRILIIDIFSTRQSPDILASK, from the coding sequence ATGCCGGCTCTACGCATCATTTGGTCTAAACAAGCTAAGGAATCTCTAAAGGGAATTTTTGACTATTACAAAGACAAATCGTTGCAAGGAGCAAAAAATGTAAGGGCTGATCTATTGCAAACTCCGAAGAAGATTATCTTTGCAAAACAATATCAGAAGGACGATATCAATCCAAAATACTATAGAATTATAGTTAGAGAATACAAAATCCTGTATTTGGAAGAGGGTAATCGTATTCTAATTATTGATATTTTTTCTACTAGACAATCTCCCGACATTCTGGCATCGAAATAA
- a CDS encoding kelch repeat-containing protein → MKYFFSLAILLITTVGFSQSSDQWTTAETANHPLPRHENSFVECDGKFYLLGGRGIKPIEEYNPKTKTWKTLAEAPIEFHHFQAISFKDEIYVIGALTGGYPHETPLSHFLVFNPKTNTWREGAEIPEERRRGSAGVLVRGDKIYMVCGIVDGHYADFVPWLDEYDTKTGEWTVLPDAPRPRDHFGAVLVDNKIYAAGGRTSHAEIGKVLDLVITEVDYFDFKTNSWNTVEAGLPTPRGGTSSIGKGHYLLVMNGESTVQEASHSEVEVLDTRTGEWSRLADLNQGRHGTGVIYYKGKLYVAAGSANRGGGPELNDMEVLEWE, encoded by the coding sequence ATGAAATACTTTTTCAGTCTAGCAATCTTGCTAATAACCACAGTCGGATTTTCCCAATCTTCTGATCAGTGGACCACAGCTGAAACCGCCAATCACCCGCTACCCAGACATGAAAACTCATTCGTAGAATGCGATGGCAAGTTTTACCTTTTGGGCGGAAGAGGTATCAAACCAATTGAAGAATACAATCCGAAAACAAAAACCTGGAAAACCTTGGCGGAAGCACCGATAGAATTCCATCATTTCCAAGCCATCTCGTTTAAGGATGAAATCTATGTGATCGGAGCATTGACAGGCGGCTATCCTCATGAAACCCCTTTGTCACATTTCTTGGTTTTCAATCCAAAAACCAACACATGGCGGGAAGGGGCGGAAATCCCGGAAGAGAGGCGAAGAGGTTCTGCGGGAGTTTTGGTACGTGGTGATAAAATCTATATGGTCTGCGGCATTGTAGATGGTCATTATGCTGATTTTGTGCCTTGGCTCGATGAATATGATACCAAAACAGGTGAATGGACGGTGCTTCCTGATGCCCCAAGACCACGGGATCACTTTGGTGCAGTACTCGTGGATAACAAAATTTACGCTGCGGGCGGCAGGACTTCCCATGCCGAAATAGGGAAAGTTCTGGATCTCGTGATTACTGAAGTGGACTATTTTGATTTTAAAACCAATTCTTGGAACACGGTTGAAGCTGGCTTGCCGACTCCAAGAGGAGGCACGTCTTCTATAGGAAAGGGGCATTATTTACTTGTAATGAACGGCGAAAGCACCGTGCAGGAAGCATCACATTCCGAAGTGGAAGTATTGGACACCAGAACGGGTGAGTGGTCAAGGCTAGCGGATCTGAATCAAGGAAGACACGGTACAGGTGTGATATACTACAAAGGCAAACTGTATGTAGCTGCCGGAAGTGCAAACCGCGGCGGCGGGCCAGAGCTGAATGACATGGAAGTGCTGGAGTGGGAATAA
- a CDS encoding prephenate dehydrogenase, translating into MNKLHIVGLGLLGGSFALAAKNKFPEILITGNDADKKNLQDALNLGIIQETKDIPDTDTDIVILATPADTLGNLLLKTLDQISEHTLVFDVGSTKAKLCALVAEHPKRKQYLAAHPIAGTEYSGPKAAFTELLDRKVMIICDLEKTDLQLKEKAYKLFDALNLKLRFMDPEEHDRHLAFVSHLSHISSFMLGKTVLQKMEDEKNIFDMAGSGFASTVRLAKSSPAMWAPILTENKENILSALDGYISNLTAFRQKIVASDRAGLSEEMTEINSIRDILDLEK; encoded by the coding sequence ATGAACAAACTACACATTGTCGGATTGGGACTTCTTGGAGGCTCATTTGCTTTGGCAGCAAAAAACAAATTCCCTGAAATTCTGATTACAGGAAACGATGCAGACAAAAAAAATCTTCAGGATGCGCTAAATCTGGGAATCATTCAGGAAACAAAAGATATCCCCGACACGGACACGGATATTGTCATTCTGGCTACTCCTGCTGATACCTTGGGGAATTTGCTTTTAAAAACTCTTGATCAAATTAGTGAACACACCTTGGTTTTTGATGTGGGATCTACGAAAGCCAAACTTTGTGCTCTAGTAGCAGAGCATCCTAAAAGGAAACAATACCTGGCGGCTCACCCCATTGCGGGAACCGAGTATTCAGGGCCTAAAGCAGCGTTTACAGAGTTGTTGGACCGCAAAGTGATGATCATCTGTGATCTGGAAAAGACTGACTTACAATTGAAAGAAAAGGCTTATAAACTTTTTGATGCGCTAAATCTAAAGTTGAGATTTATGGATCCGGAGGAGCATGACCGTCACTTGGCATTTGTGTCTCATTTATCTCATATATCTTCATTTATGCTTGGCAAAACAGTCTTGCAGAAAATGGAAGACGAGAAGAACATCTTCGATATGGCGGGATCAGGATTTGCTTCCACCGTACGCTTGGCTAAATCCAGTCCGGCGATGTGGGCTCCTATTTTGACTGAAAACAAAGAAAATATTCTATCTGCCCTGGACGGTTATATTTCAAACCTGACCGCTTTCCGCCAGAAAATTGTAGCAAGTGATAGAGCAGGGCTTTCAGAAGAAATGACAGAAATTAATTCGATTCGGGATATTTTGGATCTGGAGAAATAA
- a CDS encoding prephenate dehydratase, with product MNQLKIAIQGVLGSFHHQVALRNFGEVIEILDFTTFEPVARSVANGEADFAVMAIENSIAGAILPNYDLIDRYGLSIRDEYYLPIGHQLMALPGQTIEDITEVRSHPMALLQCKAFFAQHPHIRLKEDTDTASVARDIAKENLKGVAAIASTIAAEIYGMEIIAADIQTVKSNFTRFIILQKEAVKPANSVNKASIKVTIQNQQGGLAKLLTLISENGIDLSKIQSIPVIEKPWEYAFFIDLVFEDHVIFSRTIEEIRITFGEVKIFGEYLSRKQ from the coding sequence ATGAACCAGCTTAAAATAGCCATTCAAGGCGTACTTGGGTCTTTCCACCATCAAGTTGCGCTGCGTAATTTCGGTGAAGTCATAGAAATTCTAGATTTCACCACCTTCGAGCCGGTAGCACGATCGGTTGCAAATGGCGAAGCTGATTTTGCCGTGATGGCGATAGAGAATTCCATAGCCGGAGCGATTTTACCTAATTATGATTTGATAGACCGCTATGGATTAAGCATTCGGGATGAATATTACCTGCCTATCGGACATCAATTGATGGCACTTCCAGGACAGACTATCGAAGACATTACCGAAGTCCGCTCGCATCCTATGGCACTCCTGCAATGCAAGGCTTTTTTTGCGCAGCATCCTCATATCCGGCTCAAGGAAGATACCGACACAGCATCAGTAGCACGTGATATTGCCAAAGAAAACCTCAAAGGAGTCGCTGCAATAGCATCTACGATTGCGGCAGAAATCTACGGCATGGAAATCATTGCAGCGGATATTCAGACGGTGAAAAGTAATTTTACCCGCTTTATAATCCTTCAAAAAGAAGCTGTAAAACCTGCTAATTCAGTTAATAAAGCATCAATAAAAGTCACTATACAAAATCAACAAGGCGGACTGGCAAAACTGCTGACTTTAATTTCCGAAAACGGAATTGATTTGAGCAAAATCCAGTCTATTCCGGTGATCGAAAAACCTTGGGAGTATGCGTTTTTTATTGATTTGGTATTTGAGGATCATGTCATTTTCTCCCGGACAATTGAAGAAATTCGAATTACTTTTGGTGAAGTGAAGATTTTTGGAGAGTACTTGAGTCGGAAACAATGA
- a CDS encoding O-methyltransferase produces the protein MLSQMKQSNIRKKPKLHATIEAKCQEIGFTMPSDVYIGTLLKTLVASKPSGNFLELGTGIGLSLSWMADGMDDFGKLISIDNDPKLTELVSRLFSQDSRVTILCQDGAEWIRSYSGDDFDLIFADAWPGKYSELDETLALLKVGGIYVIDDMDEQPNWPEGHAEKAEELISTLEAREDFCTTKMNWSTGIILMTKLY, from the coding sequence ATGCTTTCTCAAATGAAGCAATCCAACATCAGGAAAAAGCCCAAACTACATGCTACCATAGAAGCCAAATGTCAAGAAATTGGCTTTACGATGCCATCGGATGTTTATATAGGAACCCTTTTAAAAACTTTGGTAGCAAGTAAACCCAGTGGCAATTTCCTCGAACTAGGCACCGGCATCGGCTTGTCTCTATCTTGGATGGCAGACGGAATGGATGATTTTGGCAAGCTTATTTCTATAGATAACGACCCCAAACTAACGGAACTGGTCAGTCGACTTTTCAGCCAGGATTCCAGAGTCACTATTCTTTGCCAAGATGGTGCTGAGTGGATCAGAAGCTATAGCGGAGATGATTTTGATCTGATTTTTGCCGATGCATGGCCGGGAAAATACAGTGAATTAGACGAGACGTTGGCGCTGCTAAAAGTTGGGGGCATCTATGTGATTGACGATATGGACGAGCAGCCGAATTGGCCGGAAGGTCACGCCGAAAAAGCTGAAGAGCTAATCAGCACACTTGAGGCACGGGAAGACTTTTGCACCACAAAAATGAATTGGTCGACGGGGATAATACTAATGACCAAACTTTATTAA
- a CDS encoding pyridoxal phosphate-dependent aminotransferase has translation MKGFADRVGSVEEYYFSAKLREVNQMIADGKPVINLGIGSPDLAPDKKVTEALKSTADNPQAHGYQSYQGIPELRISIANFYSGEYGVNLDPNKEILPMMGSKEGIMHLSMTFLNPGDEVLIPNPGYPTYTSVTNLLDAKPVYYTIDLTKAGRPNLEELEKQDLSKVKVMWINYPHMPTGAPGSKAILQELVAFAKKHEIVLLHDNPYSHILTKEPISILSIPEAKEVAMELNSLSKAFNMPGWRVGLLAGREDWISKVLKVKSNMDSGMFLGIQKGAIAALNLGESWFSDIESTYQNRRKLVWKLADKLNLMYDTKAAGLFVWCKVPDDKTADQVVDELLYERNIFITPGKIFGSEGESYVRFSLCMPEFKILEAINRIK, from the coding sequence ATGAAAGGCTTTGCAGATAGAGTGGGCAGTGTGGAAGAATATTATTTTTCCGCTAAGCTCCGTGAGGTAAATCAGATGATAGCTGACGGAAAACCGGTGATCAATCTAGGAATAGGCAGTCCGGATTTGGCTCCGGACAAAAAAGTAACCGAAGCACTGAAAAGCACTGCTGACAATCCTCAGGCACATGGCTATCAAAGCTATCAGGGGATTCCTGAACTGAGGATTTCCATAGCAAATTTCTACTCCGGGGAATATGGGGTCAATCTTGATCCGAATAAGGAAATCCTGCCGATGATGGGTTCAAAGGAAGGAATTATGCATCTCAGCATGACTTTCTTAAATCCGGGTGATGAAGTGTTAATTCCAAACCCCGGCTATCCCACCTATACGTCTGTCACCAATTTACTGGATGCCAAACCCGTTTACTATACAATTGATCTGACTAAAGCCGGTCGACCGAATCTGGAAGAGCTGGAAAAACAAGATCTAAGCAAGGTGAAAGTCATGTGGATCAACTATCCGCATATGCCCACAGGCGCACCGGGTAGCAAGGCTATTTTGCAGGAATTAGTGGCCTTTGCCAAAAAACATGAAATTGTATTGCTTCATGACAATCCGTACAGTCATATTTTGACAAAAGAGCCAATTAGCATTTTGTCAATCCCCGAAGCGAAAGAGGTAGCAATGGAGCTGAATTCTCTGAGTAAGGCGTTTAATATGCCCGGCTGGCGTGTGGGTTTGCTTGCCGGACGGGAGGACTGGATTTCGAAAGTACTGAAAGTGAAAAGCAATATGGACTCCGGGATGTTTTTGGGAATCCAGAAGGGGGCTATCGCTGCACTGAATCTGGGAGAAAGTTGGTTTTCGGACATTGAAAGCACTTATCAAAACCGCAGAAAGTTGGTATGGAAACTCGCCGACAAACTCAACTTGATGTACGACACCAAAGCCGCCGGGTTATTTGTCTGGTGCAAAGTCCCTGATGATAAAACTGCCGATCAAGTGGTAGACGAGCTATTATACGAAAGAAATATATTTATCACGCCAGGTAAGATCTTCGGTTCGGAAGGCGAAAGCTATGTACGTTTTTCGCTTTGCATGCCGGAATTCAAGATCCTGGAAGCGATCAACCGCATTAAATAA